The stretch of DNA TTGTTTTTTCTTGTAGTTCGCATCACCGCTCATGTTTTTTGAGCCACAAGCGGAGAGCATAAGAATTGACACAATAACTGCCATCAAGCGAAGTGATTTTTTTAACCCTTGGGGTTTTAAAGATAAGTTTAGCATTGTTTTTATTTAAGGTTAAAAGGTTAAAAAATTTTAAACTATTCTTTTACTACACAGGTTTAGGCTAATATATCAACCCATTAAACTAAGTTCAGTGATTTTAGCGTCTTCAACTCTTGCACACATAAAATGCCCGGCAAAAGAATCGTCTTTTTCTTTCACATATAAAAATAAAAGATGTTCAAACCTATTATTGGAACTGGAAATAGACATTTGGATCTCATAAAGAGAGAGATTTTTAATAAATTGTTCTTTTGTAATGGGCGGTAAATCATCAGAACGCCATTCACTAAGACCACCATAAAAGCCATCTCCTACTTGATTGATAAAAGTAGTATAACTGTTTTTATCAATATCTTGAAGAATCCTGTTTGCTTCATCAACAAAAAGCTTAGCTTGCTTTTGATTTATTAGTTCAATTAAAGTTTCGGCATATTTTGTTTGTGTATCTTTTGTTATATATGCAGAATCACATAACTGAGCCAAGATATTAATTTTTTCTTCAATTATTATGGTTTTGTCTTTAAGGTTATTTGTGAGTTCTTTTGTTTTATCTTTAGAAATACTCGCTTGTTGTTTTGCTTTTTTCCTTTCTCGCATTAAGTTATTAAAGTTTTTTTCATATTTTTCCAAAAACTTAATAAACTCTTTTAACAAATCATAAAATTCAACATTTTTTGCAATTTGAGCATGCTCAAGTGCTTGATCGTAATAACCTTTTAACCTGTCTGACAAAACATACATTAGCTCAACATACGTAATATAGTTGCCTTCTTCAGATAAAATATCTTCAGGGATATTTACATTTTTCATGTGTAAATACAAAGCTTTTACTAAGGGTAGAGCTTCTTCTATTTTTTCAGAAATTAGTTTTTGAGAATTGTTTACAACCGCTGCATATTTATGTCTATTACTCATAAATTCATCAGTTTTATAAAACGCCTCGTCTCTTTTATCAAAAAAAATACTTGAATTCTGATCAATAATGTTTTTTGCCAAAAGATATTTTGCTTTTAATGTTTCATCAGCTATAGGAACTTCACCTGTCTCATCAAGGGTAAATTCAATAGTTAAATCTACACCTTGATCGGCAATAGTGGTTATTAAGGTATCACTTTCCCAAGAAAGACCACTAAATTTAATATCAACAGTTTTTTGTACGTTATAAATATTAAACATAATAATTCCCTTTAGATACACAAAATCAAAGCAATACCTGTAGCCAACGCCAAGCTAATACACTTCTTTTTTACTGATGACTAAAACCAAACATCTCGCACCCAAACAAAAATATCTTTGACCATTAATATTATTGTCAACGAAATCAATATCGCCATACCAACGACACTCGCTCTATAGCGAAAACTTTCCGGCAAGGGCTTTCTAAAAATCATCTCAATAGTTAAAAAGACTAAAGTTCCGCCGTCTAAAACAGGAATAGGCAAGAGGTTAATAACCCCAAGGTTAACGCTAATTAAAGCCGCAATAAACAACACATTGGTTATTCCATATTCTGTTTGAGCATGAATCACTCTGGCTATAGAAACAACGCTTCCGACTTCTTCAACATTACCACGCCCGCTAAATAAACGTTGTAAAAATTGAATGGTAATATCAATCATTTTATAGGCTTGAATAATTCCTTCTTTAGCAGAATCAATAAATCCTAAAGGAATATAAATACGATTTTGACTGGGTTCTATGCCTAAAAGCCAAAGCTCTTTATCATCGCCAAAAATATCTTTAACCGTTTTACGAGTCGGAGTAAGCTGAAAAAACAAAGATTCGCTCATATCAGGGCGTTTTACTTCAACTTTAACTTCTTTTCCACCACCGTTTTGAATAAGTTCGGGAATTTGTTCCCAACGTTCTATAACAATTCCATCAATATTTATGATTTTATCGCCACTTTTTAAACCCGCAACCTGAGCCGCACTATTTTCCATAGTTCTTCCGACTTCAGGCAACATCACGGGGCGACCGCTAGTATAGGCGATACTCCAACAAATTAACCACGCTAAAATCAGGTTAAATAAAGCCCCACCAAGCACAACAAAAAAACGTTGCCAAGCCGGACGCAGGGAAAAACTTTCTTCTAAAGTAAAAGGTTCGGGAAGATCTTCGACCTTTTCTTCACCCACAAGGCTACAAAAACCACCAAAAGGTAAGGCGGCAAGCTGATATACAGTTTTACCACGTTTAAAAGAAAATAAAACAGGGCCAAAACCTAAAGAAAAAGTCTTGACTCCCATACCGAAAAGACGAGCAAAAAAGAAATGCCCCAGTTCATGCACAAAAATAAGACCACCAAAAACTAAAACAACCGCTAAAGTTCCTAACATATTTAAAGAATATCCTTATATATTATAATGTTAAATGTATATTAAAATTTTATGTTTTTAAAAGATCAAGACATAAAAATATCAATAAAAGTAAGACAGATCAAAAGAATATAAATATTCTGTTACACCCAAGACAATACTTTATTTCTTGTTTCTTGATCAAGGGCTAAAATCGTTTCAAAATCAAACGCCTGAGCGTTAAAAGCTTGAGCCAAGTTACTGTTTAAAGCTCGTTCGACTAGGTTGCAGATATCTAAAAAAGAAATTTGTTTATTTAAAAAAGCCGCAACAGCCACTTCATTTGCCGCATTTAAAACTATTGGCGACCATTGCCCCGAGTTATACGCTAAAAGAGCAAGGTCAAGAGCGGGAAAAAGCTTATTGTTTGGGTCTTCAAAGGTTAAACTTTTTTGTTCAATCAGATTTAAAGCGGGTTGTTGAGCGTTTAAACGCTCGTTAAATCCAAGACAATACGAAATAGGGATTTGCATATCAGGGCAACCCAATTGAGCCAAAACAGAACCATCAACAAACTCAACCAAAGAATGTACTATAGATTCCGGGTGAATAACTACTTTAATTTCATCAGTTTTTGCACCAAATAAATGAATGGCTTCTATAATTTCCAAGCCTTTATTCATCATAGTTGCGGAATCAATAGTAATTTTCGCCCCCATGTTCCATTTAGGGTGTTTTAACGCCTGTTCCAGACTGACTGTTTTCAATTGTTCATAAGAAAAAGACCTAAAAGGTCCACCTGAGGCAGTCAGCCAAATTTTTTTAAGGGCTTTGCTGTTTTCGGAGTGGCTCACTTGAAAAATTGCATTATGTTCCGAATCTACGGGTAAAATAATTGCTCCACTTTCAGCACACAGCTTTTTCACCAAAGAACCCGCAAGCACCAACGCCTCTTTATTTGCCAAGGCAAGCACTTTTCCCGCTTTCGCCCCGGCAATAGTGGCGTTAATTCCCGCCGCACCAGATTGGGCAAGCATTAGCATATCGACTTCGGCTAAAGAGGCAAGTTCGCTAAACCCTTGGCTTCCACTCACTAACTCGGGCTTATAACCACTCGGCAATAAGGCTTTTAATCGATCAATCAAACTTACATCTTGAATACCCAAATATTTTGGGCGAAACTCCGCCGCCTGTTCGGCTAATAATTCTATATTTTTACCACCAACTAAACCGACGACTTCAAAACATGAACGTTTTTCCGGCGTTAGTTGACGTAAAACATTCAACGTATTCCTACCAATTGAGCCTGTAGAACCAAAGATAATAAGTTTGCGAGGCGTTAAAGGGCTTAATTCGCTATAAGGCATAGGCATTTTTGTTATATAATCAGGCATTTTTATCCTTTAAAAGCAAACAGTTACAACAACTAGCTTGAGATTATATTAAGCAAACCAGCTTTGCACTTTTTCCACAACAAAAGGCAAGACATTGAAACAAAAAAATGCCATTGGCAATGTGAATAATAGGCTGTCTATGCGGTCTAACAAGCCGCCGTGTCCGGGTAAGATATTGCTTGAATCTTTTATATTCAAAACTCTTTTTAAAGCTGATTCAAAAAAATCACCAAGTTGAGAAGCAACAGCGATAAAAACACCCGACAACAGATAAGAAATATGTTTGGAAAGACTACCGCTTGCATTAAAAATTAAACCCAATAAAAAAACTACAAGCAAAGTAGAAAGCAACGCCGCAATACTTCCGACCCAAGTTTTTTTCGGGCTGACTGTTGCCCATATTTTTTTATCTCCCCATAAACAACCCGCATAATAAGCAGCAATATCAGAGACAAAAGTCGCCGATAAAACGATCGCCTGTTCAAAAAAATTCAGGTGTAAAGCAATTTGTAAAGTTACGGGAATATAAACTATACCAATCAAAAGAATATAGTGTAGTTGCGGAGTTTGCGTTTGGTCTTTACAGCCATAAGTAAAGAGAAAAGACAAAGAGCTAATAAAAAACGCAAAACTTAAAATACCCAAGATCCACCAAGGCGAGTTTTCCATTGACGCATAAATAATACCTGAGCCTAAAACAATACCTAACCCGCTTAAAACAATACGCATCAAACCTGTTTTAAAAAATCCGTAAAATTCCCAAAGGGCAACGGCGGAAACAAGAATCAACAAACCGACAAGCAGATATGGCAAATCAAAACCACCATTGCTAAACATTGCGGAACCCACAAAGGAAAACAACAAAAGCGAAGTTATTACTCGTTTTTTGTGATTTGGTGGAATTTTTGCAGTTACTGAAGTATTATTAGTGTCTTGAGTCATCAATATATCCTTTAGTTTTTTTTAAGTTGCTGTTCCAAAACGTCGTTGTCTTTTAGAATAATCGCTTAGAGCTTTGAAAAGTTCTTGTTCATCAAAATCAGGCCAAAGCACGGGAGTAAAATAATATTCGCTATAAGCACTTTGAAAAAGTAAAAAATTGCTGATACGATATTCTCCGCTAGTACGAATAATTAAATCAGGATCAGGCTGCCCTTGTGAATATAAAGCTTCCGAAAATAACTTTTCGGTTAATTCTTGGGGCTTTATTCCTTCACTTATCAGTTTTTTACATGCCTGAACAATCTCATACCTTCCGGAGTAATTTAAAGCAAGGTTCAAATACATACTTTTACAATTTTGAGTGCGTTTAATAGTATACTGTAGAGCTTTTGATGCCGCAAGTGGCAATTTTTCAAGCTCACCAAAAACCGAAAGTTTAATATCTTGTTCCTCAAGCGTTTTAAGTTCAGTGTTTAAAAACTCAACCAAAAGCTTAAAGAGAGTGCTGACTTCGTCGGCAGATCTATTCCAGTTTTCATGGGAAAAAGTATAAAGAGTTAAGTGTTCTATTCCCAACTTTCTGGATTGAGTAATCAATTTTTTACTCGCAACCGCCCCTCCCCTATGTCCTTCACTGCGACTAAGCCCTTTTTGAGTTGCCCAACGCCCGTTTCCGTCCATGATAACAGCAAGGTGTTTAGGAATTTTAATATTCGTTTCTGTCAAACCAAAATCGTTCAAGGGATCAACCTCATATATAAAAATTAAGATTTTAATTCATAGTCAATACTGTTTTAAATGACTTTCTTTTGTTAAGCTGTCAAGGAGAACACGGCGAACGCTTTGAATATTTTAACAGAGTAAGTTAACAATAAAATTATCTAGACCCTAAAGTTTTACACAAAAAAACAAATTTTATCAAAGAAACAAGATATCCAGGAAAATATTTTTGTTCTGTTCCGGTCGCTCAACGGTTAAAAATCAAGCTTAATCAGATAAAAATCAAAACTGCATTTCTTTGTTTTACTTTTTATACTATAAAGCCTATAATTTAACTTTACAAGAGTTTAATCTCGGGATAAAAGATTAAACTTAAATAGTTACTCTACGATATTATCATTATTGGCGGGCCTGAACACAGGACAAATAAAAATGGCACAAATTACAATACCCAAAACAGTAACAGAAAATATAGCCAGGGCTAAAGCATACATCAAAAGACAAGAAGTTGAGCGTGCTTTAACGGCTATTGTTGCATCATTAACCGAATATAACGAGGCCCAAGTAATGGGTAAAGCTCGCTTTGAAGCGGCTTCTTTTTACCATGAAGCCGTCGCCGAGTTTAATCGTTGTCCTCAGGTTAAAAAACTTATAGAAACTTTAAGTCGTTCTCCTAAAGCCAGTATTGTTTATCAAGTCAACAAAGAAAAAGAATTGGTAAATATTTTCAGAATATTACTCAAATTTCTTACAGAAAGCCAAGCCAAAAACGAAAGAGACAGACTGGAAAAACAAGAAGACGAACGTCAAGCCATGCTCACAAAAGGGCAAAGTCTTATCGATAGCGGTGATAACGCAATGGCAAGAGCGGTTTTAAGACGCTATGCCGAAACTTACGGTTCTGAACCGGGCGTTTATGGCGATATAGGCAAAAGACTGCTTCAAGCTAAAATGTATAAAGAAGCCGCCGAGATTTTAGAGCTTTCAATAGAAAAACACCCAAAAGACAGTAAAGCTTATGCCGATGCCGTAACGGCTTATCTCGTTATGCGTGAGTTTGAAAAGGCCGAAGTAGTTTATATGAAGGTTATCAAACAATTTGGAGCTCACCAAAGAACCTTATATAATTTAGCTAAGTTATACGCTTTTATGAACAAAAAAGAAAAATCTTTTGAAGCCGCCAGACGAGCTTACGCCAAAGATTCAAGCCTTACCGAAGCCAAAGAACTTATGGACTTTCTCGACGGAAACGGTGAACGTCCGGAATTTCTAGCTAATTTCAGGTAAAAAAAATCAAAAGATTGTTTGTATATTCCAAAAAGATAAAAGACTTAAAATATCTTTGCAAAATAGTCTTTTGTCTTTGAAAATGTGTTTTGATAACCTAATCGTTATAATAAAAGAGGTCTGTGCTAGAAATGAATAACCCTTGGCAAGCTTTTTATCACAATAACTCGAACAATATTCGCACAGACTTTAACGACCCCTTATACGCTCTTTTGGATAATGCCGCAAAAGCCCACCCGGAGCTTTTGGCGTGTGTATTTCATAACTATAAAATAACATATAAACAACTTCAAGAAAAAGCAGAAATCTTCGCCAATAACCTAAAACAACAAGGTTTACAAAAAGGCGATCGAGTAATTTTAATGTTGCCTAACTTGCCTCAAACTCTAATTGCCTTTTGGGGAATTATAAAGGCAGGCGGAGTTGTTGTATTTGTCAATCCAATTTATACAAGCCAAGAAATACTTTATTTTTGCCAAGACTCTAAGGCTCGCTTTTTTATCAGTATTACTGACTGTTATGAAAAAATCAAAGCTCTGATTCCTCAAGCGAAAAGCATAGAAAAATATTTTTTAACTCAAGCTTCTGATGCCTTAGGCTTTCCTTTAAACTATATTCAAATATTTAAAGATTTTTTTGAAAAAAAGAACAAAGTAGAATATAATAATAAAACTCTTAAGTTTAGCGTTCTCCTAAAAGGTTCAAAACGCTACTCTGCTGTTATCAACGACCCTAAAGATGAACTTGCCTTAATTCAATATTCAAGCGGAACAACCGGATCGCCCAAAGGCGTTATGCTGACCCACTCTAACCTGAGCTCAGACGCAATACTCACCAAGAACATGGTGGATTCTATTGATATAAACAAACAAAATTGCCTCTGTATCATTCCTTTTTTTCATGTTTACGGGCTAAATTTAGGTTTATTGATCCCTACTTTGATTCAGGCAACAATTTTCCCAATGCCCCGTTTTAACCCAACCGAAACTTTAAACACCATTGAAAAGTTTAAAATTACCTTATTTCCCGGTGCCCCAGCTCTTTATATCGCATTATTGCAACATAAAGACTTAAAAAAACATGATGTCTCAAGCCTTAAATTTTGTATTTCAGGGTCAGCCCCCATCTCTGTTGAAAACATGCAAAAGTTTAAAAAACACTTTGGGGTTGATATTATAGAAGGCTATGGGCTAAGCGAAGCTTCACCAATAACACACTTAAACCCCTTTGAACACCATAGATCAGGCTCAATCGGAATTCCGATTTTGGGAACAGAGGCACGCATAGTCAGCCTTGAAAACGACTCAACAGAATCTTTAGCGCCAAACACCGAAGGTGAACTTATTATTAAAGGACCTCAGGTCATGAAGGGTTATTGGGAAAAACCCGAAGAGAGTTCCGAAGCTTTGAAAAACGGTTGGCTTTATACCGGAGATATCGCCGTTATGAGCGAAGACGGTTTTTTTACCATAGTAGACCGTAAAAAAGATATGGTGATTGTTGGTGGCTATAATGTATATCCGGCTGAGGTCGATAAAGTTATTATGACCCACCCTAAAGTCGCTTCGGCTATTTGTGTCGGAATATCTCACCCCACCAGAGGCGAAATTTTAAAAGCCTTTGTAGTCTTAAAACCCGAACAAGAGTTGACCAGAGAAGACCTTCTTAGTTATTGCCGAGAAAATTTGGCAAACTATAAAATTCCTCGCCAAGTAGAATTTAGAACAGAACTTCCACAAAACTATTTGGGAAAAATGTTAAGACGTATTTTAAGAGATGAGGAAGAAAAGAAGTAATTCCAATAGCCCGTTAAAAACAAAAATAAATTAACTTCCATTAAACTCAATAATAAAAAAATAACATAATGCAAAAAAAATATACTGTTACTCCTATCTATCAAAACGATCAATTAAGCGATCTTCATATCAAAAAAGAAGAAAGAACTATTGAAATGCTCGGCAATGCCGGAATAGTTAGAGAACTGAATATAGTGCCAAAAATTGTTTGTTCCAAAGAAAATTTAGAACAAAACAATACCCCGCCTTTTAATCCTTATAAACATATTCCTGTTTTTTTGGGTTCCGGGTTTGGAATAACCATAAACGAGTTTATATCTCAGTGGAATGAACTTTGTAAAAGTTTGCCCGACCTACCAAAACCTCACCTCGCCATTATAGACAAAGAAGAAGAAATAAAAAAATATACTGAGATAAAAAACAACCCCTTACTAAAAGAAAGTAATATTTTTTGGATCGAAACCGAAGACAAAGATCAGGCGTTAAACGAAATTACAAAGTGGCAGGCTAAAAACAATAATTTATCTCTTTATCCTATTGCCCTACCTTTTTATCAGCGTCTTGACCGTGATTATTATGCATATCTTAATCAAGCTTGCCAAATAAGTCTAAAAGCAAATATTTGGGAAAAAGTAAAATATCCGAAGTTTAAAGACAAACCAAAACTCTTACTCTTAACCAGTCGTTATTTTCTGATTGGAGAAATCGTTAGTGCTTGCGAACGGTTAAATATAGACTTTCGTTTAGTTCAAATACCCGAAGAAGTCTTACAAGAAGAATTTATTAAAGATATTTTGTCAGTTGTAAACCAATTTAAACCTGATTTCATTTTTACAATCAATCATTTGGGAGTTGACCGTGAAGGGGTTTTGCTTGATTTGTTAAAAAAACTCTCTCTTCCTCTTTGCTCCTGGTTTGTAGATAACCCCCACTTAGTCTTAGATGCCTTTGAAAAGGTAATTTCTCCCGAAACAATTATCTTAACATGGGATTCAGACAATGTAGATTCTCTGAAAAAATATGGCTTTAATGAGGTGCATTACTTGCCTCTTGGGACTGATGTCTTTCGCTTTTCTCTACAAGAAAATCTTAAGGATACAAAAAATTTACGTTCAAAAGTCGCTTTTTTGGGAAACTCTATGGTTTCTAAAGTTACAAAGGTTAAAGACAGGTTGGAAGGCTTGCCGGAAACTATTGAAAACTATGAAGCCATCGCCGCAGATTTCGCCAAACACAGCGAACGTTCGGTTACAAAATTTATCCAAGAACATTACCCCAAGATCTATAAAAGTCTCACTGATGACAAAATTAAAGATAAAAAAATCAATCTGTTAAACTATGAAGTTTTTTTAACTTACGAAGCAACCAAACAATACCGCTTTTCTTGCGTTAAAGAGATCTTACCTTTTAACCCACTGATTGCGGGAGATAAAGGTTGGTTTGAGCTAATTCCGAAAGACGCTCCGTCTTGGCGTTATCATTCAGAAATGACCTATTATACCGACCTTCCGCTCTTTTACCCTTTAATTGATATTAACTTTAACTGTACAAGTGCCCAAATGAAGGGGGCTGTCAACCAACGTGTTTTTGACGTGCCTGCTACAGGTGCCTTTTTAATCACAGATTGGCGAGAACAGGTAGACAAGTTATTTGAACCTAAAAAAGAAATTATTTGTTATAATGAACAAGGCGAAATAAAAGAACTTATCAAGTATTACCTAAACAAACCAAACGAACGTAAAAAAATTGCCCTCGCCGCCCGAAAACGTATTTTGGCAGAACATACTTATGAACACAGAGTTCAGCAAATTATCGAAAAAATAAAAAGTATAGTCGGATCTTAAAAAGTTTTTTCACACATCATTAAAACCATAAACTCACATTTTAGAAAAAACTGACCGGAAAACTCATTAAAGATGCAAAAAATCGCTGTTTGGAATACTGCCTTTTTAGGTGATGCCGTTTTAACTTTACCTCTTTTAGAAAACTTACACAAAGCCTATCCTGAGGCAAAAATAGATTTTTGGGTCAGAAAAGGTTTAAGCCCGCTCTTTTCAAAAATCCCATATATTAACAAGGTTTATGAATTTGATAAAAGGGGCAAACAAAAAGCTCTGTTTTCGGTTATTCCTCTTAGCAGGGAAATAAAAAAACAAAACTATGATTGTTGGATTTCTGCTCATACCAGCTTACGCAGTGGCTTGGTCGCCCTGCTTTCAAAAGTTCCCAAACGTATCGGATATAAACAGGCTAAGACACATTTTATTCATAACTTGGCATATACGGATTATGTCGAAAGGCAATTTCCGGAAGTACCCGAAATAGAACGCTTAAACAACTTATTACGCCCTTTAAATATTGAACCGAGCGAACTCAACCCCAATTTTTACCTAGCAACACCAAATGCGGAAAGCCTAGCAAAATTCAGCGAAGGCTTTGGCTTTATTCCAAGCACAAAAAGCCTTAACAGGCACAACGTTTTTCTTTCTGAATCAACGAGTAAACAGACTGTTTTGGGGCTTCACCCCGGCTCAACTTGGAAAACCAAACAATGGTTGCCGGAATACTTTGCAAAGTTAGCTATTTTTGCTTTAAATAAAGGGTCAAAAACAGTAATTTTTGCCGGACCGGGCGAAGAAGTAATAGCCAATCAAGTAAATAGCTTAATCTTAACTCAGCTAAA from Desulfovibrio litoralis DSM 11393 encodes:
- a CDS encoding glycosyltransferase family 9 protein; its protein translation is MQKIAVWNTAFLGDAVLTLPLLENLHKAYPEAKIDFWVRKGLSPLFSKIPYINKVYEFDKRGKQKALFSVIPLSREIKKQNYDCWISAHTSLRSGLVALLSKVPKRIGYKQAKTHFIHNLAYTDYVERQFPEVPEIERLNNLLRPLNIEPSELNPNFYLATPNAESLAKFSEGFGFIPSTKSLNRHNVFLSESTSKQTVLGLHPGSTWKTKQWLPEYFAKLAIFALNKGSKTVIFAGPGEEVIANQVNSLILTQLNAEKKYDLTKNILNLAGKLSLTELTECINLLDAYVCNDSGTMHISWSLGTPTFGIFGPTIPEFG
- the uppS gene encoding polyprenyl diphosphate synthase, whose translation is MNDFGLTETNIKIPKHLAVIMDGNGRWATQKGLSRSEGHRGGAVASKKLITQSRKLGIEHLTLYTFSHENWNRSADEVSTLFKLLVEFLNTELKTLEEQDIKLSVFGELEKLPLAASKALQYTIKRTQNCKSMYLNLALNYSGRYEIVQACKKLISEGIKPQELTEKLFSEALYSQGQPDPDLIIRTSGEYRISNFLLFQSAYSEYYFTPVLWPDFDEQELFKALSDYSKRQRRFGTAT
- a CDS encoding tetratricopeptide repeat protein is translated as MAQITIPKTVTENIARAKAYIKRQEVERALTAIVASLTEYNEAQVMGKARFEAASFYHEAVAEFNRCPQVKKLIETLSRSPKASIVYQVNKEKELVNIFRILLKFLTESQAKNERDRLEKQEDERQAMLTKGQSLIDSGDNAMARAVLRRYAETYGSEPGVYGDIGKRLLQAKMYKEAAEILELSIEKHPKDSKAYADAVTAYLVMREFEKAEVVYMKVIKQFGAHQRTLYNLAKLYAFMNKKEKSFEAARRAYAKDSSLTEAKELMDFLDGNGERPEFLANFR
- a CDS encoding long-chain-fatty-acid--CoA ligase yields the protein MNNPWQAFYHNNSNNIRTDFNDPLYALLDNAAKAHPELLACVFHNYKITYKQLQEKAEIFANNLKQQGLQKGDRVILMLPNLPQTLIAFWGIIKAGGVVVFVNPIYTSQEILYFCQDSKARFFISITDCYEKIKALIPQAKSIEKYFLTQASDALGFPLNYIQIFKDFFEKKNKVEYNNKTLKFSVLLKGSKRYSAVINDPKDELALIQYSSGTTGSPKGVMLTHSNLSSDAILTKNMVDSIDINKQNCLCIIPFFHVYGLNLGLLIPTLIQATIFPMPRFNPTETLNTIEKFKITLFPGAPALYIALLQHKDLKKHDVSSLKFCISGSAPISVENMQKFKKHFGVDIIEGYGLSEASPITHLNPFEHHRSGSIGIPILGTEARIVSLENDSTESLAPNTEGELIIKGPQVMKGYWEKPEESSEALKNGWLYTGDIAVMSEDGFFTIVDRKKDMVIVGGYNVYPAEVDKVIMTHPKVASAICVGISHPTRGEILKAFVVLKPEQELTREDLLSYCRENLANYKIPRQVEFRTELPQNYLGKMLRRILRDEEEKK
- a CDS encoding CgeB family protein, encoding MQKKYTVTPIYQNDQLSDLHIKKEERTIEMLGNAGIVRELNIVPKIVCSKENLEQNNTPPFNPYKHIPVFLGSGFGITINEFISQWNELCKSLPDLPKPHLAIIDKEEEIKKYTEIKNNPLLKESNIFWIETEDKDQALNEITKWQAKNNNLSLYPIALPFYQRLDRDYYAYLNQACQISLKANIWEKVKYPKFKDKPKLLLLTSRYFLIGEIVSACERLNIDFRLVQIPEEVLQEEFIKDILSVVNQFKPDFIFTINHLGVDREGVLLDLLKKLSLPLCSWFVDNPHLVLDAFEKVISPETIILTWDSDNVDSLKKYGFNEVHYLPLGTDVFRFSLQENLKDTKNLRSKVAFLGNSMVSKVTKVKDRLEGLPETIENYEAIAADFAKHSERSVTKFIQEHYPKIYKSLTDDKIKDKKINLLNYEVFLTYEATKQYRFSCVKEILPFNPLIAGDKGWFELIPKDAPSWRYHSEMTYYTDLPLFYPLIDINFNCTSAQMKGAVNQRVFDVPATGAFLITDWREQVDKLFEPKKEIICYNEQGEIKELIKYYLNKPNERKKIALAARKRILAEHTYEHRVQQIIEKIKSIVGS
- the dxr gene encoding 1-deoxy-D-xylulose-5-phosphate reductoisomerase, with protein sequence MPDYITKMPMPYSELSPLTPRKLIIFGSTGSIGRNTLNVLRQLTPEKRSCFEVVGLVGGKNIELLAEQAAEFRPKYLGIQDVSLIDRLKALLPSGYKPELVSGSQGFSELASLAEVDMLMLAQSGAAGINATIAGAKAGKVLALANKEALVLAGSLVKKLCAESGAIILPVDSEHNAIFQVSHSENSKALKKIWLTASGGPFRSFSYEQLKTVSLEQALKHPKWNMGAKITIDSATMMNKGLEIIEAIHLFGAKTDEIKVVIHPESIVHSLVEFVDGSVLAQLGCPDMQIPISYCLGFNERLNAQQPALNLIEQKSLTFEDPNNKLFPALDLALLAYNSGQWSPIVLNAANEVAVAAFLNKQISFLDICNLVERALNSNLAQAFNAQAFDFETILALDQETRNKVLSWV
- the rseP gene encoding RIP metalloprotease RseP; translation: MLGTLAVVLVFGGLIFVHELGHFFFARLFGMGVKTFSLGFGPVLFSFKRGKTVYQLAALPFGGFCSLVGEEKVEDLPEPFTLEESFSLRPAWQRFFVVLGGALFNLILAWLICWSIAYTSGRPVMLPEVGRTMENSAAQVAGLKSGDKIINIDGIVIERWEQIPELIQNGGGKEVKVEVKRPDMSESLFFQLTPTRKTVKDIFGDDKELWLLGIEPSQNRIYIPLGFIDSAKEGIIQAYKMIDITIQFLQRLFSGRGNVEEVGSVVSIARVIHAQTEYGITNVLFIAALISVNLGVINLLPIPVLDGGTLVFLTIEMIFRKPLPESFRYRASVVGMAILISLTIILMVKDIFVWVRDVWF
- a CDS encoding phosphatidate cytidylyltransferase, with the protein product MTQDTNNTSVTAKIPPNHKKRVITSLLLFSFVGSAMFSNGGFDLPYLLVGLLILVSAVALWEFYGFFKTGLMRIVLSGLGIVLGSGIIYASMENSPWWILGILSFAFFISSLSFLFTYGCKDQTQTPQLHYILLIGIVYIPVTLQIALHLNFFEQAIVLSATFVSDIAAYYAGCLWGDKKIWATVSPKKTWVGSIAALLSTLLVVFLLGLIFNASGSLSKHISYLLSGVFIAVASQLGDFFESALKRVLNIKDSSNILPGHGGLLDRIDSLLFTLPMAFFCFNVLPFVVEKVQSWFA